From Micromonospora nigra, one genomic window encodes:
- a CDS encoding type B 50S ribosomal protein L31, whose amino-acid sequence MKPDIHPRYAHVVYRDKGADFAFLTRSTATSDETVEWTDGRTYPVIDVQISSASHPFWTGRQRLLDTAGRVEKFRNKYARHRPTGR is encoded by the coding sequence GTGAAGCCCGACATCCACCCCCGCTACGCACACGTGGTCTACCGCGACAAGGGGGCCGACTTCGCCTTCCTCACCCGGTCCACCGCCACCAGCGACGAGACGGTCGAGTGGACCGACGGCAGGACGTACCCGGTGATCGACGTGCAGATCTCCAGCGCGAGCCACCCGTTCTGGACCGGCAGGCAGCGGCTCCTCGACACCGCCGGTCGGGTGGAGAAGTTCCGCAACAAGTACGCACGGCACCGCCCCACCGGCCGCTGA
- a CDS encoding CobW family GTP-binding protein, whose protein sequence is MPSSPSAPADATATDADTRPSLTVLSGFWPAATFAAARALLAADPALLLVRHDLSGLQEGVVRRVVRNGDGIVEDEQVTLTHACASCTLREDVLPTLVRLARRHPGSDLVLMLPEVVEPESVAAVCAHCPVDGTPLTDLIRIDSYVTVVDAEHLLDALASTDDLKTLGIHAADNDDRALADVVVRQIEYADTLVLWGRSREGAYDTSRLGVLLHRMAPWSAQFRVDADLVDAYALTRQLRGTHRHRPETPGVLNRALQGYALGVHEPQPDCGVVSTVFRARRPFHPQRLHDVLEEVNADSIRSRGHIWLASQPDTVVAWEFAGGGLAMGSLGRWLAALPDPQWDHVCDQRRLAAALEWDPYYGDRHQHLVFIGLDVDPVDLHRTLTRCLLTDAELAEGEQAWRELTDPFAGCFPIAEPESDGADLP, encoded by the coding sequence ATGCCGTCGTCCCCATCGGCACCCGCCGACGCCACCGCGACGGACGCCGACACCCGACCGTCCCTGACCGTGCTGTCGGGCTTCTGGCCCGCCGCAACCTTCGCCGCCGCCCGCGCCCTGCTCGCCGCCGACCCCGCGCTGCTGCTGGTCCGGCACGACCTCAGCGGTCTGCAAGAAGGCGTGGTGCGCCGGGTGGTGCGCAACGGCGACGGCATCGTGGAGGACGAACAGGTCACCCTGACCCACGCCTGCGCCTCCTGCACCCTTCGCGAGGACGTCCTGCCCACCCTCGTCCGGCTCGCCCGCCGACACCCCGGCAGTGACCTGGTGCTGATGCTGCCCGAGGTGGTCGAACCCGAGTCGGTCGCCGCCGTCTGCGCGCACTGCCCGGTGGACGGCACCCCCCTCACCGACCTGATCCGGATCGACTCGTACGTGACCGTGGTCGACGCGGAGCACCTGCTCGACGCGCTGGCCAGCACCGACGACCTGAAGACCCTGGGCATCCACGCCGCCGACAACGACGACCGCGCGCTCGCCGACGTCGTGGTCCGACAGATCGAGTACGCCGACACCCTCGTGCTGTGGGGACGGTCCCGCGAGGGCGCGTACGACACCAGCCGGCTGGGGGTGCTGCTGCACCGGATGGCTCCCTGGTCCGCCCAGTTCCGGGTGGACGCGGACCTGGTCGACGCGTACGCGCTCACCCGGCAGCTGCGCGGCACCCACCGCCACCGGCCCGAGACGCCGGGGGTGCTCAACCGGGCGTTGCAGGGGTACGCGCTCGGCGTGCACGAGCCACAGCCCGACTGCGGCGTGGTGTCCACCGTCTTCCGCGCCCGGCGGCCCTTCCACCCGCAGCGGCTGCACGACGTGCTGGAGGAGGTCAACGCCGACAGCATCCGCTCCCGTGGCCACATCTGGCTGGCCAGCCAGCCGGACACGGTGGTGGCGTGGGAGTTCGCCGGGGGCGGGCTGGCGATGGGCTCGCTGGGCCGGTGGCTGGCCGCCCTGCCCGATCCGCAGTGGGACCACGTCTGCGACCAGCGCCGACTGGCCGCCGCCCTGGAGTGGGACCCGTACTACGGCGACAGGCATCAGCACCTCGTCTTCATCGGCCTGGACGTCGACCCGGTCGACCTGCACCGCACCCTGACCCGCTGCCTGCTCACCGACGCCGAACTGGCCGAGGGCGAGCAGGCGTGGCGGGAACTGACCGATCCGTTCGCCGGCTGCTTCCCGATCGCAGAGCCCGAATCCGACGGAGCCGACCTCCCGTGA
- the rpmB gene encoding 50S ribosomal protein L28 → MSRRCDVTGAQPSFGNAVSHSHRRTRRRWNPNLQSHRYWLPSERRWIRLTLTAKALKTVDRRGIEKAVAELRGRGVKV, encoded by the coding sequence ATGTCCAGACGTTGTGACGTCACCGGCGCGCAGCCGAGCTTCGGCAACGCCGTGTCCCACTCCCACCGCCGCACCCGCCGCCGGTGGAACCCGAACCTCCAGAGCCACCGCTACTGGCTGCCGTCGGAGCGGCGCTGGATCCGCCTCACCCTGACCGCGAAGGCGCTGAAGACCGTGGACCGCAGGGGCATCGAGAAGGCGGTCGCGGAACTGCGTGGCCGGGGGGTGAAGGTCTGA
- the rpmG gene encoding 50S ribosomal protein L33: MARQTDVRPIVRLRSTAGTGYTYVTRKNRRNDPDRLVLRKYDPVVRRHVEFREAR, from the coding sequence ATGGCCAGGCAGACCGACGTCCGTCCGATCGTGCGGCTGCGTAGCACCGCCGGCACCGGCTACACGTACGTCACCCGCAAGAACCGCCGCAACGACCCCGACCGGCTGGTGCTGCGCAAGTACGACCCGGTGGTACGCCGGCACGTCGAGTTCCGCGAGGCCCGCTGA
- the rpsN gene encoding 30S ribosomal protein S14, whose product MARKSVVNRQTRRSELVTRHAVRRAGLKRLVAHPDTEPAGRQDAVRRLARLPRDSSPVRLRSRDQIDGRPRGVLTRFGLSRVRFRELALRGELPGIRKASR is encoded by the coding sequence ATGGCCAGGAAGAGCGTGGTCAACCGGCAGACCCGCCGGAGCGAACTCGTCACCCGGCACGCCGTGCGGCGGGCGGGGCTGAAACGACTCGTCGCCCACCCGGACACCGAGCCCGCAGGGCGTCAGGACGCGGTTCGGCGGCTCGCCCGGCTGCCGCGCGACTCCAGCCCGGTGCGGCTGCGCTCCCGGGACCAGATCGACGGCCGCCCCCGTGGCGTGCTGACCCGGTTCGGACTGTCCCGCGTGCGGTTCCGCGAGCTGGCCCTGCGCGGCGAGCTGCCCGGGATCCGGAAGGCGTCCCGGTGA
- a CDS encoding zf-HC2 domain-containing protein: MGCEQWREILSAQLDGETSPHEQRVAATHLDVCGGCRRWLDEAARVTRRARTRLVADLPDLTGAILAAAPPPARRGRTQRTARRLSALAARLSPGSGSRREPAGGGRMVTGLRAALGLLGAVQLVLGLAQVGRGAVTGYGHATGQHLWHESAAWNVAVGAGFLFVALRRTSPSGLLPMLGAFVATLVLLSVNDLVASQVAVERLVSHGFLLVGYLITVLLARSGPRTGDPDGHGRPEQSRWRLRSDEVDEATPAPLRLLPPPTARVSRPPSRHAA, from the coding sequence ATGGGGTGTGAGCAGTGGCGGGAGATCCTGTCGGCGCAGCTGGACGGTGAGACGAGCCCGCACGAGCAGCGGGTCGCCGCCACCCACCTGGATGTCTGCGGCGGCTGCCGGAGGTGGCTCGACGAGGCGGCCCGGGTGACCCGTCGGGCGCGGACCCGGCTGGTCGCCGACCTGCCCGACCTGACCGGGGCGATCCTCGCCGCCGCCCCGCCGCCCGCTCGTCGGGGGCGGACGCAACGGACGGCCCGCCGACTGTCCGCGCTCGCGGCGCGGCTGTCGCCCGGATCGGGAAGCCGCCGGGAGCCGGCCGGCGGGGGCCGGATGGTGACCGGCCTACGAGCGGCGTTGGGGCTGCTCGGGGCGGTGCAGCTCGTCCTGGGGCTGGCCCAGGTCGGGCGGGGCGCGGTCACCGGGTACGGGCACGCGACCGGCCAGCACCTGTGGCACGAGTCGGCCGCGTGGAACGTCGCGGTGGGCGCCGGCTTCCTGTTCGTGGCGCTGCGCCGTACGTCGCCGTCGGGGCTGCTGCCCATGCTCGGCGCGTTCGTCGCCACCCTCGTGCTGCTGTCGGTCAACGATCTGGTCGCCTCCCAGGTGGCCGTGGAACGGCTGGTCAGCCACGGGTTCCTGCTGGTCGGTTACCTGATCACCGTGCTGCTCGCCCGGTCGGGGCCGCGCACCGGCGACCCCGACGGCCACGGCCGACCGGAGCAGTCCCGCTGGCGGCTGCGGTCCGACGAGGTCGACGAGGCGACACCGGCGCCGCTGCGGCTGCTGCCGCCACCCACGGCCCGGGTGTCCCGCCCCCCGTCCCGCCACGCCGCCTGA
- a CDS encoding universal stress protein → MADWWFAALVVVLWLAVGLGCAAVFVTRGGHRNLLWYLVGGLLGPLFVPIAVERGKARTRQLDVRSQPAVPTGRGLRVLVGVDGSTHSDRALHAVARTLAGSVSELVLATVTSVDLTEDESREEHAQARRLLDERVTALPRALPRPTTLIVAGHPVDALLTVADDHDVDLLVVGRHGHGVSDRLLGSVAQELAHRSPRAVLLSSLADR, encoded by the coding sequence GTGGCTGACTGGTGGTTCGCGGCCCTCGTGGTGGTGCTGTGGCTGGCGGTCGGTCTCGGCTGCGCGGCTGTCTTCGTCACCCGCGGCGGGCACCGGAACCTGCTGTGGTACCTGGTCGGCGGGCTACTCGGCCCCCTCTTCGTGCCGATCGCCGTCGAGCGCGGCAAGGCCCGGACGCGGCAGCTCGACGTCCGGTCCCAGCCGGCCGTGCCGACCGGCAGGGGACTGCGGGTACTGGTCGGCGTGGACGGCTCGACGCACTCCGACCGAGCGCTGCACGCCGTCGCCCGCACCCTGGCCGGCAGTGTCAGCGAACTGGTGCTGGCCACGGTCACCAGCGTCGACCTGACCGAGGACGAGTCGCGGGAGGAACACGCGCAGGCGCGCCGGCTGCTCGACGAACGGGTCACGGCCCTGCCCCGGGCACTGCCCCGACCGACGACCCTGATCGTCGCCGGTCACCCGGTCGACGCGCTGCTGACCGTCGCCGACGATCACGACGTCGACCTGCTGGTGGTCGGCCGGCACGGGCACGGGGTCAGTGACCGCCTGCTGGGCAGCGTCGCGCAGGAGCTGGCGCACCGTTCTCCCCGGGCGGTCCTGCTCAGCAGCCTGGCCGACCGCTGA
- a CDS encoding polyketide antibiotic transporter, producing the protein MNPGRAVTRLTVRQVRRGTLVVLAVTAGMSALVVTTYHSALGGAEGAAALAALAANPAIRTLFGEPVALDTAGGFTVWRTGTVLAVLLSVWGMLAATRISRGEEDAGRWDLLLAGRLTPSAVIRRQLGVLTVAVAGSGTAVTGALALSGTPLTGAALHGAGLALAGAFGVAVALLTAQVLPTRAGATGAATAVLGVALLLRMVGDGIGALGWLRWLSPYGLLALTRPYLDDRVAPLLVLGAGTAAVAALALVLAGRRDLRAGLLAPTTSRPPRRWLLGSVEAFALRRLLRPLTGWAAGIGAYFLLIGLLAESLTAFLADNPLFAEAAAEAGFAGLVTVRGYAATLFALLAVPVGIFAALRLADFGAAEADRRLTSLHAQPLRRGRLLAAEVVAALAGAAVLLTAAGTLTWLGATIVDAGLSLPAALAGAWNVLPVVLLALGAAVLALGWTPRAVAAVGALPGAGGFLLKVTAESAGQPEVGRLSPFAHLAAVPSTGPNWPASLAMAGVAVAVAALGWWGYHRRDLRG; encoded by the coding sequence GTGAACCCCGGCCGTGCCGTCACCCGGCTGACGGTCCGTCAGGTCCGCCGGGGCACCCTCGTCGTGCTGGCGGTCACCGCCGGCATGTCCGCGCTCGTCGTCACCACCTATCACAGCGCGCTCGGCGGTGCGGAGGGCGCCGCCGCGCTGGCCGCCCTCGCCGCGAACCCGGCGATCCGGACCCTGTTCGGCGAGCCGGTCGCTCTCGACACCGCCGGCGGCTTCACCGTCTGGCGTACCGGCACCGTCCTCGCGGTGCTGCTCTCGGTGTGGGGAATGCTGGCGGCCACCAGGATCAGCCGTGGCGAGGAGGACGCCGGGCGGTGGGACCTGCTGCTGGCCGGTCGACTCACCCCGTCGGCGGTGATCCGCCGGCAACTCGGCGTCCTGACGGTCGCCGTGGCGGGCAGCGGCACGGCCGTCACCGGGGCACTCGCGCTGAGCGGCACCCCGCTGACCGGCGCGGCGCTGCACGGTGCCGGGCTCGCCCTCGCCGGGGCGTTCGGCGTCGCGGTCGCCCTGCTCACCGCCCAGGTCCTGCCCACCCGCGCCGGGGCGACCGGGGCCGCGACCGCGGTGCTCGGCGTGGCGCTGCTGCTGCGGATGGTCGGCGACGGGATCGGCGCCCTGGGGTGGCTGCGCTGGCTGTCCCCGTACGGCCTGCTGGCCCTGACCCGCCCCTACCTGGACGACCGGGTGGCGCCGCTGCTGGTGCTGGGTGCCGGCACGGCCGCCGTCGCCGCCCTGGCCCTGGTGCTGGCGGGGCGGCGTGATCTGCGCGCCGGGCTCCTCGCGCCGACCACCAGCCGTCCGCCCCGCCGCTGGCTGCTCGGCTCGGTGGAGGCGTTCGCCCTCCGGCGGCTGCTGCGTCCCCTCACCGGCTGGGCGGCCGGGATCGGCGCGTACTTCCTGCTGATCGGGCTGCTCGCGGAGTCGCTGACGGCTTTCCTCGCCGACAATCCCCTGTTCGCCGAGGCCGCCGCGGAGGCCGGCTTCGCCGGTCTGGTGACCGTGCGGGGGTACGCGGCGACCCTGTTCGCGCTGCTCGCCGTCCCCGTCGGGATCTTCGCGGCCCTCCGGCTGGCCGACTTCGGCGCGGCCGAGGCCGACCGCCGGTTGACCTCGCTGCACGCCCAGCCGCTGCGCCGGGGGCGGCTGCTCGCCGCCGAGGTCGTCGCCGCTCTCGCCGGGGCGGCCGTGCTGCTCACCGCCGCCGGCACCCTGACCTGGCTGGGGGCGACGATCGTCGACGCGGGGCTGTCGCTGCCCGCCGCCCTCGCGGGAGCGTGGAACGTGCTGCCGGTCGTCCTGCTCGCCCTGGGTGCGGCGGTGCTCGCCCTGGGGTGGACGCCCCGCGCCGTCGCGGCCGTGGGCGCGCTGCCCGGTGCCGGCGGGTTCCTGCTCAAGGTCACGGCCGAGAGCGCGGGCCAGCCCGAGGTGGGCCGACTGTCCCCCTTCGCCCACCTGGCCGCCGTTCCCTCGACCGGGCCGAACTGGCCCGCGTCGCTGGCCATGGCCGGGGTGGCGGTGGCGGTCGCCGCCCTCGGCTGGTGGGGTTACCACCGGCGTGACCTGCGGGGCTGA
- a CDS encoding ABC transporter ATP-binding protein has protein sequence MDHPAIRTESLTKRYGPLLALDSLDLTVPAGEVFGFLGPNGAGKSTTIRLLLGLARPTAGRAFLFDTDAADVVAAHRRTAYVPADVALWPQLTGAEILELLGATGPGVDRGYRAELVERFALDPSKPARTYSTGNRQKVALVAAFATRAPLLVLDEPTSGLDPLMEREFRRAVAEARAEGRTVFLSSHQLAEVEAVCDRVAILRAGRLVDVATVPDLRRLHRTEVLARITGPLPDLDAVEGVDSVEVDGDAVRFTLTGPPGPALRALATAEVVTLAVREPTLEQIFLDYYGAEGR, from the coding sequence GTGGACCACCCCGCCATCCGCACCGAAAGCCTGACCAAACGCTACGGGCCGCTGCTCGCCCTCGACTCCCTCGACCTGACCGTGCCCGCCGGAGAGGTGTTCGGCTTCCTCGGCCCCAACGGCGCGGGCAAGTCCACCACCATCCGGCTGCTGCTCGGGCTGGCCCGTCCCACCGCCGGCCGGGCGTTCCTCTTCGACACCGACGCCGCCGACGTCGTCGCCGCGCACCGGCGCACCGCGTACGTGCCGGCGGACGTGGCGCTCTGGCCACAGCTCACCGGGGCGGAGATCCTGGAACTGCTCGGAGCGACCGGCCCGGGCGTCGACCGCGGCTACCGTGCCGAACTGGTCGAACGCTTCGCCCTCGACCCGTCGAAGCCGGCCCGCACGTACTCGACCGGCAACCGGCAGAAGGTGGCCCTGGTCGCGGCGTTCGCCACCCGCGCACCCCTGCTCGTGCTCGACGAGCCGACGAGCGGCCTGGACCCGCTGATGGAACGCGAGTTCCGCCGGGCCGTCGCCGAGGCCCGCGCCGAGGGCCGGACGGTCTTCCTCTCCTCCCACCAGTTGGCCGAGGTGGAGGCCGTCTGCGACCGGGTGGCGATCCTGCGCGCGGGCCGCCTGGTGGACGTCGCCACCGTGCCCGACCTGCGACGGTTGCACCGCACCGAGGTGCTGGCCCGGATCACCGGCCCGCTGCCGGACCTCGACGCCGTCGAGGGGGTCGACAGCGTCGAGGTCGACGGCGACGCCGTGCGGTTCACCCTCACCGGCCCGCCCGGCCCCGCCCTGCGGGCCCTGGCCACGGCGGAGGTGGTCACGCTGGCCGTCCGGGAACCCACCCTGGAGCAGATCTTCCTGGACTACTACGGGGCGGAGGGCCGGTGA
- a CDS encoding potassium channel family protein gives MAELQTEPVVVIGLGRFGSALARELVERGTEVLGIDNRPKLVQSMVGQIPHVITADTTDIEALRQLGVAEFNRAVVAIGTDIQASILTTSLLSELGIADIWAKAISEQHGKILERVGAHHVVAPEHDMGERVAHLLSGRILDYVEVDADFAVIKTKPPRDVVGIPLRDSKLRSRWDVTVVAVKPQAAMAGRQPGFTYATPDTVLNYGDLILVVGAIDAVERFAATE, from the coding sequence TTGGCTGAACTGCAGACCGAACCGGTGGTGGTGATCGGGCTGGGCCGCTTCGGCAGTGCGCTCGCCCGGGAACTGGTCGAACGGGGCACCGAGGTGCTCGGCATCGACAACCGACCGAAGCTCGTCCAGTCGATGGTCGGGCAGATCCCCCATGTCATCACCGCCGACACCACCGACATCGAGGCGCTTCGGCAGCTCGGCGTCGCCGAGTTCAACCGGGCCGTGGTGGCGATCGGCACCGACATCCAGGCCAGCATCCTCACCACCTCCCTGCTGTCGGAGCTGGGCATCGCCGATATCTGGGCCAAGGCGATCAGCGAACAGCACGGCAAGATCCTCGAACGGGTGGGGGCCCACCACGTGGTCGCCCCCGAGCACGACATGGGCGAGCGGGTGGCGCACCTGCTGTCCGGGCGGATCCTCGACTACGTCGAGGTGGACGCCGACTTCGCCGTGATCAAGACCAAGCCGCCCCGCGACGTCGTCGGGATTCCGCTGCGCGACTCGAAGCTGCGCAGCCGGTGGGACGTCACCGTGGTCGCGGTCAAACCGCAGGCCGCGATGGCGGGCCGGCAACCCGGCTTCACCTACGCCACCCCCGACACGGTGCTGAACTACGGCGACCTGATCCTCGTCGTCGGCGCGATCGACGCCGTGGAGCGCTTCGCCGCCACGGAGTAG
- a CDS encoding TrkH family potassium uptake protein, producing the protein MPSLTRRPAWQRRSDRFRHPAQVIAAGFAAAVAVGTGLLSLPAATRSGERADLVDALFTATSAVCVTGLVTVDTGTYWSGFGQAVILLLIQAGGLGIMTLATLFTVLLSRRLGVRARFLAQAETKSLSLDDVRGVVRRIVLFSLTTEAVVATVLAVRFATRYDESFGAALYDGVFHAVSAFNNAGFSTRADSLVGYVTDPWINLTVAAAVILGGLGFPVVFELARAWRRPATWSVMTRITVAMTVALLAFGTVVFTLAEFSNPETFGPLDGPEKLLAGFFASTMTRTAGFNSIDIGALRPESLLASDVLMFIGGGSAGTAGGIKVTTFGLLAFVLWSEMRGETDVNVGRRRVPTSNQRQALAIALLSVGAVVGATAVLLAITSYSLDVVLFEVVSAFATVGLSTGITGSLPPEADLLLVVLMFAGRIGPLTLASALALRDRDRRFELPEERTIVG; encoded by the coding sequence GTGCCGTCGCTGACCCGTAGGCCCGCCTGGCAACGGCGCAGTGACCGGTTCCGGCACCCGGCGCAGGTCATCGCCGCCGGCTTCGCGGCCGCGGTCGCCGTCGGGACGGGACTGCTGTCCCTTCCGGCGGCGACCCGGTCCGGTGAGCGGGCCGACCTGGTGGACGCGCTGTTCACCGCCACCTCGGCGGTCTGCGTGACCGGCCTGGTCACCGTCGACACCGGCACCTACTGGTCCGGCTTCGGGCAGGCTGTGATCCTGCTGCTCATCCAGGCCGGCGGGCTCGGGATCATGACCCTGGCCACCCTGTTCACCGTGCTGCTGTCCCGCCGCCTCGGGGTGCGGGCACGGTTCCTCGCCCAGGCCGAGACCAAGAGCCTCAGCCTGGACGACGTCCGCGGGGTGGTCCGCCGGATCGTGCTGTTCAGCCTGACCACCGAGGCGGTGGTGGCCACGGTGCTGGCCGTCCGCTTCGCCACCCGGTACGACGAGTCGTTCGGTGCGGCCCTCTACGACGGTGTGTTCCACGCCGTCTCCGCGTTCAACAACGCCGGCTTCTCCACCCGCGCGGACAGTCTGGTCGGCTACGTCACCGATCCGTGGATCAACCTGACCGTGGCCGCCGCCGTCATCCTCGGCGGTCTGGGCTTCCCGGTGGTGTTCGAGCTGGCCCGCGCCTGGCGCCGCCCGGCCACCTGGTCGGTGATGACCCGGATCACCGTCGCGATGACCGTGGCCCTGTTGGCCTTCGGCACCGTCGTGTTCACCCTGGCGGAGTTCTCCAACCCGGAGACCTTCGGTCCGCTCGACGGGCCGGAGAAGCTGCTGGCCGGCTTCTTCGCCTCGACGATGACCCGCACGGCCGGGTTCAACAGCATCGACATCGGTGCGCTGCGGCCGGAGAGCCTGCTCGCCAGCGACGTGCTCATGTTCATCGGCGGGGGCAGCGCCGGCACCGCCGGCGGCATCAAGGTCACCACCTTCGGGCTGCTCGCGTTCGTGCTCTGGTCCGAGATGCGCGGCGAGACCGACGTCAACGTCGGCCGGCGGCGCGTACCCACCAGCAACCAACGGCAGGCGCTGGCGATCGCCCTGCTCAGCGTCGGGGCGGTGGTCGGCGCCACGGCCGTCCTGCTGGCCATCACCTCGTACTCGCTGGACGTGGTGCTGTTCGAGGTGGTGTCCGCGTTCGCCACCGTCGGCCTGTCCACGGGAATCACCGGTAGCCTTCCTCCGGAGGCCGACCTGCTGCTGGTCGTACTCATGTTCGCCGGCCGGATCGGCCCCCTCACCCTGGCGTCCGCGCTCGCGCTGCGGGACCGGGACCGCCGCTTCGAACTGCCCGAGGAGAGGACGATCGTTGGCTGA
- a CDS encoding potassium/proton antiporter has translation MTLQQVYLLMIAGAGVALVSVTAARVATRVGLPVLLAYLGVGLLLGENGLGLRFDDAAAAQAIGTAALAVILVEGGLTTRFSDIRPVLAPAAALATVGVLVSVGVTALGAHLLLGVSWQLALLLGAVVSSTDAAAVFSVLRTLPLPRRLAGLVEAESGLNDAPTVILVLAFSAATLDAAGPLELLGQMVYQLTTGGLVGLAVGGAGVWFLRRLILPASGLYPIATFACGILAFAAAGLAQASGFLAAYLAALILGNARLAHRRATVSVAEGLGWIAQIGLFVMLGLLATPRELPGAILPALAVGSVLLLLARPVSVLVALLPFRIPLREQALLSWAGLRGAVPIVLATIPVVAGVAGSDQLFNIVFVLVVVFTMLQAPVLPWLARRLRLSPAGLGPELQVESAPLDAIDADLLHLTVDAESRMHGVHVRELRLPPPAAITLVVRDGTAFVPEPDTRLRRGDQLLVVTTPHVRDRAERRLRAVTRAGRLAHWRGEAGDPDRPAQRRPPRPPTDVPPPAARPPDAAAGQTSELVGSPH, from the coding sequence ATGACGTTGCAACAGGTCTATCTGCTGATGATCGCCGGCGCCGGGGTGGCGCTGGTGAGCGTGACGGCCGCCCGGGTGGCCACGCGGGTCGGGCTGCCGGTGCTGCTGGCGTACCTCGGAGTGGGGTTGCTGCTCGGGGAGAACGGCCTGGGCCTGCGGTTCGACGACGCCGCGGCGGCCCAGGCGATCGGCACGGCGGCGCTCGCGGTGATCCTGGTCGAGGGTGGACTGACGACCCGGTTCTCCGACATCCGCCCCGTGCTGGCCCCCGCGGCGGCCCTCGCCACCGTCGGCGTGCTGGTGAGCGTCGGGGTGACCGCGCTGGGCGCGCACCTGCTGCTGGGCGTGTCGTGGCAGCTCGCGCTGCTGCTCGGCGCGGTGGTGTCGTCGACCGACGCGGCGGCGGTGTTCTCGGTGTTGCGGACGCTGCCACTGCCACGCCGGCTGGCCGGGCTGGTGGAGGCCGAGTCGGGTCTCAACGACGCCCCCACCGTCATCCTGGTGCTGGCGTTCAGCGCCGCGACCCTCGACGCGGCCGGCCCGCTGGAACTGCTCGGGCAGATGGTCTACCAGCTCACCACGGGCGGCCTGGTGGGCCTCGCCGTCGGCGGCGCCGGGGTGTGGTTCCTGCGCCGGCTCATCCTGCCCGCCTCCGGCCTGTACCCGATCGCCACGTTCGCCTGCGGCATCCTCGCGTTCGCCGCCGCCGGGCTGGCCCAGGCCAGCGGCTTCCTCGCCGCCTACCTGGCCGCGCTGATCCTGGGCAACGCCCGGCTGGCACACCGGCGGGCCACCGTGTCGGTGGCGGAGGGCCTCGGCTGGATCGCGCAGATCGGGCTGTTCGTCATGCTCGGTCTGCTGGCCACGCCACGGGAGCTGCCCGGCGCGATCCTGCCCGCCCTGGCCGTCGGCTCGGTGCTGCTGCTGCTCGCCCGACCCGTGTCGGTGCTGGTCGCACTGCTGCCGTTCCGCATCCCGCTGCGGGAACAGGCGCTGCTGTCCTGGGCCGGCCTGCGCGGGGCGGTGCCGATCGTGCTGGCCACCATCCCGGTGGTGGCCGGGGTCGCCGGCAGTGACCAACTGTTCAACATCGTGTTCGTGCTGGTCGTGGTCTTCACCATGCTCCAGGCTCCGGTCCTGCCGTGGCTGGCCCGCCGGCTGCGGCTCAGCCCCGCCGGCCTGGGACCGGAACTCCAGGTGGAGTCGGCTCCGCTGGACGCCATCGACGCCGACCTGCTGCACCTGACCGTCGACGCGGAATCCCGGATGCACGGCGTGCACGTGCGGGAACTGCGGCTGCCACCACCGGCGGCGATCACGCTGGTGGTGCGGGACGGCACCGCCTTCGTGCCCGAGCCGGACACCCGGCTGCGCCGGGGGGACCAACTGCTGGTGGTCACCACGCCGCACGTCCGGGACCGGGCGGAGCGGCGGCTGCGGGCGGTGACCCGCGCCGGACGCCTGGCGCACTGGCGCGGCGAAGCCGGCGACCCGGACCGGCCGGCGCAGCGGAGACCACCACGCCCCCCGACGGACGTGCCGCCGCCGGCCGCCCGACCACCGGACGCGGCGGCCGGGCAGACGTCCGAACTGGTCGGGTCACCGCACTGA
- a CDS encoding YnfA family protein: protein MSVVRSLLLFALAALAEIGGAWLVWQGWREHRGLWFVAAGVIALGAYGFVATFQPDPNFGRVLAAYGGVFVAGSLAWGVLVDGFRPDRWDLTGAAICLLGVAVIMYAPRGA, encoded by the coding sequence ATGTCCGTCGTGCGTTCCCTGCTGCTGTTCGCCCTCGCCGCACTGGCGGAGATCGGCGGCGCGTGGCTGGTCTGGCAGGGCTGGCGTGAACACCGTGGCCTGTGGTTCGTGGCGGCGGGGGTGATCGCGCTCGGCGCCTACGGCTTCGTGGCCACCTTCCAGCCCGACCCGAACTTCGGGCGGGTGCTGGCCGCGTACGGCGGGGTGTTCGTCGCCGGTTCGCTGGCCTGGGGCGTCCTGGTCGACGGCTTCCGGCCGGACCGGTGGGACCTCACCGGCGCGGCGATCTGCCTGCTCGGCGTCGCCGTCATCATGTACGCCCCGCGCGGCGCCTGA